GGGGTTGGGCCTTGATGCTTGTGCTTAATAACGTGGAAGTCATGTACGACCGGGTCGTTCTGGTCCTCAAGGGCATGTCGCTGACGGTACCAGACGGGAGGGTGGTTGCCCTGCTTGGGGCGAACGGGGCCGGTAAGACCTCGACGCTGAAGGCCATTTCCGGCCTCCTTAAGGCCGAGAACGGCGAGGTTACCGACGGGCAGATAGAATTCGACGGCA
The DNA window shown above is from Thermoanaerobacterales bacterium and carries:
- a CDS encoding ATP-binding cassette domain-containing protein, which encodes MLVLNNVEVMYDRVVLVLKGMSLTVPDGRVVALLGANGAGKTSTLKAISGLLKAENGEVTDGQIEFDG